A region from the Papio anubis isolate 15944 chromosome 6, Panubis1.0, whole genome shotgun sequence genome encodes:
- the LOC116275266 gene encoding olfactory receptor 12D2 — translation MLNTTSVTEFLLLGVTDTQELQPFLFVVFLTIYFISVAGNGVILMIVISDPRLHSPMYFFLGNLSCLDICYSTVTLPKMLQNFLSTHKAISFLGCISQLHFFHFLGSTEAMLLAVMAFDRFVAICKPLRYTVIMSPQLCTQMAITIWTIGFFHALLHSVMTSRLNFCGSNCIHHFFCDVKPLLKLACGNTELNQWLLSTVTGTIAMGPFFLTLLSYFYIITYLSFKTHSCSMLHKALSTCASHFMVVILLYAPVLFTYIHPASGTSMDQDRIIAIMYTVVTPVLNPLIYTLRNKEVKGALGRVIRRL, via the coding sequence ATGCTGAATACAACCTCAGTCACCGAATTTCTCCTCTTGGGAGTGACAGACACTCAAGAACTGCAACCTTTTCTCTTCGTGGTTTTCCTCACCATCTACTTCATCAGTGTGGCTGGGAATGGAGTCATTCTGATGATTGTCATCTCTGATCCTAGACTCCATTCCCCTATGTATTTCTTCCTGGGAAACCTGTCCTGCCTGGATATCTGCTACTCTACGGTGACACTGCCAAAGATGCTGCAGAACTTCCTCTCTACACACAAAGCAATTTCTTTCTTGGGATGCATAAGCCAGCTCCATTTCTTCCACTTCCTGGGCAGCACAGAGGCCATGCTGTTGGCCGTGATGGCATTTGACCGCTTTGTGGCTATCTGCAAGCCACTTCGCTACACTGTCATCATGAGCCCTCAGCTCTGTACCCAGATGGCCATCACAATCTGGACCATTGGTTTCTTTCATGCCCTGCTGCACTCCGTAATGACTTCTCGCTTGAACTTCTGTGGTTCCAACTGTATCCATCACTTCTTCTGTGATGTGAAGCCGTTGCTAAAGCTGGCCTGTGGGAACACTGAGCTTAATCAGTGGCTGCTCAGTACTGTCACAGGGACAATTGCCATGGGCCCCTTCTTTCTGACACTTCTCTCCTATTTCTACATTATCACCTACCTCTCCTTCAAGACCCATTCTTGTAGCATGCTCCACAAAGCACTGTCCACTTGTGCCTCCCACTTCATGGTAGTTATTCTTTTGTATGCACCTGTTCTCTTCACCTACATTCATCCTGCCTCAGGGACCTCCATGGACCAGGACCGGATCATTGCCATCATGTACACTGTGGTCACTCCAGTACTAAACCCACTGATCTACACTTTGAGGAACAAGGAAGTGAAGGGGGCCTTGGGTAGAGTGATCAGAAGGCTTTGA